In one window of Bizionia sp. M204 DNA:
- the dinB gene encoding DNA polymerase IV → MPDTFPIRKIIHVDMDAFYASVEQMDNPELKGKPVAVGGSGNRGVVSAASYEARKFGVRSAMSGMQARRLCPDLIFTKTRFDRYREISKQIRNIFYDYTDLVEPLSLDEAYLDVTENKKGNPSASLIAQEIRTRIFNEVGLTASAGISINKFIAKIASDYNKPNGQKTVNPEDVLPFLEGLDIRKFYGVGKVTAEKMYQLGIFTGTDLKSKTIEYLDTHFGKSGRFYYHVVRGIHTSEVKPNRIRKSLAAERTFSENLSSEIFMLEKLEHIADEVSKRLIKSDVAGKTITLKIKYSDFTMQTRSKTLPYFVSDASVILETAKDLLYQESMQNSVRLLGISLSNLNTDKKTKKPEEKKAVSVQLQFAF, encoded by the coding sequence ATGCCAGACACATTTCCCATTAGAAAAATTATTCATGTGGATATGGACGCCTTTTATGCGTCTGTAGAGCAAATGGATAATCCTGAATTAAAAGGGAAGCCAGTGGCTGTTGGTGGTTCTGGTAATCGTGGTGTAGTTAGTGCTGCTAGTTATGAAGCTCGGAAGTTTGGCGTTCGTAGTGCCATGAGCGGTATGCAAGCCAGACGTTTGTGCCCTGACTTAATATTTACTAAAACCCGTTTTGATCGGTATCGTGAAATTTCTAAACAGATTCGGAACATTTTTTACGATTATACCGATTTGGTAGAACCTTTGTCTTTAGATGAAGCCTATCTAGACGTTACCGAAAATAAAAAAGGCAATCCCAGTGCGAGTTTAATAGCCCAAGAAATCCGAACGCGTATTTTTAATGAAGTCGGCTTAACAGCTTCCGCCGGAATTTCCATCAATAAATTTATTGCAAAAATTGCCAGTGATTACAACAAACCTAATGGCCAGAAAACGGTAAATCCTGAAGATGTTTTACCCTTTTTAGAAGGTTTAGATATTCGGAAATTTTATGGTGTTGGGAAAGTAACGGCCGAGAAAATGTATCAGCTCGGTATTTTTACAGGCACCGACTTGAAGTCGAAAACCATTGAATACCTAGACACACATTTTGGTAAATCTGGTCGTTTTTATTACCACGTGGTTCGCGGGATACATACCAGCGAAGTTAAACCAAATAGAATTCGAAAGTCATTAGCTGCCGAGCGGACCTTTAGTGAAAATTTATCCTCGGAAATTTTCATGTTGGAAAAGTTAGAACATATTGCAGACGAAGTGTCCAAACGATTAATAAAAAGTGATGTGGCGGGAAAAACCATCACTTTAAAAATAAAATATAGCGATTTTACCATGCAAACACGCAGTAAAACATTGCCGTATTTTGTGAGTGATGCCAGCGTAATTTTAGAAACAGCCAAAGATTTATTGTATCAAGAAAGTATGCAAAATTCGGTGCGACTTTTAGGAATCTCATTATCCAACCTCAACACCGATAAAAAAACCAAAAAACCCGAAGAAAAAAAAGCGGTTAGTGTGCAATTGCAGTTTGCTTTTTAG
- a CDS encoding acyl carrier protein: MSDIASRVKAIIVDKLGVDENEVVTEASFTNDLGADSLDTVELIMEFEKEFDIQIPDDQAENIATVGQAISYIETAK, encoded by the coding sequence ATGTCAGACATTGCATCAAGAGTAAAAGCGATTATCGTAGACAAATTAGGTGTTGATGAAAACGAAGTTGTAACTGAAGCTAGCTTCACGAACGATTTAGGAGCAGATTCATTAGACACTGTAGAATTAATCATGGAATTCGAAAAGGAATTCGATATTCAAATCCCAGACGATCAAGCAGAAAACATTGCAACGGTTGGTCAAGCTATCTCTTATATAGAAACAGCAAAATAA
- a CDS encoding IPExxxVDY family protein codes for MQKLDLNDFLDTIDYALIGIHSPLESYRLAYFLNKELQLLLSRQKADLDFGNNTQYEIFEWVDAHKFATWHLVSNSCQVEVITTENDNSLFGSQDQRTTETYHLIPEYKTVNYFLKISDDAITEDQVQELTKKIQSIPNVVAAYSVNPSELKSKNNLIFY; via the coding sequence ATGCAAAAACTAGACTTAAACGATTTTTTAGATACCATAGATTATGCACTAATTGGTATTCATAGCCCTTTAGAAAGTTACCGGTTAGCCTATTTTCTAAATAAAGAATTACAACTTCTTTTATCAAGACAAAAAGCGGATTTAGACTTCGGAAACAACACACAGTACGAAATTTTTGAATGGGTAGATGCGCATAAATTTGCCACATGGCATTTAGTATCAAATAGCTGCCAAGTAGAAGTAATAACGACGGAAAATGATAATTCTCTTTTTGGTTCGCAAGATCAACGAACCACAGAAACCTATCATTTAATACCCGAATACAAAACGGTGAATTATTTTTTGAAAATTTCTGATGACGCTATTACAGAAGATCAAGTTCAGGAGCTAACTAAAAAAATTCAATCCATTCCGAATGTTGTTGCCGCTTATAGTGTCAACCCTTCGGAACTAAAATCTAAAAACAACTTAATATTTTATTAA
- the fabF gene encoding beta-ketoacyl-ACP synthase II — MELKRVVVTGLGALTPIGNTKDEFWEALVSGKSGAAPITYFDTEKFKTKFACELKNFNATDFLDRKEARKMDRFTQYAMVASDEAIADSKLDLDAVNKLRVGVIWGAGIGGLETFQDEVLNFAAGDGTPRFNPFFIPKMIADIAPGNISIKHGFMGPNYTTVSACASSANAMIDALNYIRLGHCDVIVTGGSEAAVTIAGMGGFNAMHALSTRNESPETASRPFDATRDGFVLGEGAGAIVLEDYEHAKARGAKIYAEVLGGGMSSDAYHMTAPHPEGIGVIAVMRNCLENAGLKPEEVDHINTHGTSTPLGDVAELKAISEVFGAHAKNININSTKSMTGHLLGAAGAIESIASILAMEHGMVPPTINHEVADENIDSELNLTLNKAQKRDVKVAMSNTFGFGGHNACVLFKKID; from the coding sequence ATGGAATTAAAGCGAGTTGTAGTTACTGGTTTAGGAGCACTAACACCTATAGGGAATACCAAAGATGAATTTTGGGAAGCACTAGTAAGTGGAAAGAGTGGTGCTGCACCTATAACGTATTTTGATACTGAAAAGTTCAAGACAAAATTCGCTTGCGAATTAAAAAACTTTAATGCCACCGATTTTCTTGACAGAAAAGAAGCGCGAAAAATGGACCGGTTTACGCAGTATGCTATGGTAGCTTCAGATGAAGCTATTGCAGATTCTAAACTGGACCTAGACGCGGTAAACAAATTAAGAGTCGGTGTTATTTGGGGAGCAGGAATAGGTGGTTTGGAAACCTTCCAGGACGAAGTTTTAAACTTTGCTGCTGGTGATGGCACACCAAGATTTAACCCATTCTTCATTCCGAAAATGATTGCAGATATTGCACCAGGAAACATTTCCATTAAACATGGATTTATGGGGCCTAATTATACAACAGTATCTGCTTGTGCATCTTCGGCCAATGCTATGATTGATGCGCTAAACTATATTCGTTTAGGACATTGTGATGTTATAGTAACCGGTGGAAGTGAAGCTGCAGTAACTATTGCAGGTATGGGTGGTTTTAACGCCATGCATGCCTTGTCAACTAGAAATGAAAGCCCAGAAACAGCCTCAAGACCTTTTGATGCTACCAGAGATGGTTTTGTATTAGGTGAAGGTGCTGGTGCTATTGTACTAGAAGATTACGAACATGCCAAAGCGCGTGGAGCTAAAATTTATGCGGAAGTATTAGGAGGCGGTATGTCTTCAGATGCCTACCACATGACAGCGCCACATCCAGAAGGGATTGGTGTGATTGCAGTAATGAGAAATTGTTTAGAAAACGCAGGCTTAAAACCAGAAGAAGTTGATCATATCAACACGCATGGAACGTCAACACCTCTAGGAGATGTTGCCGAACTGAAAGCAATTTCTGAAGTGTTTGGAGCGCATGCTAAAAATATTAATATCAATTCAACAAAGTCTATGACAGGTCACCTGTTAGGAGCTGCTGGTGCTATTGAGTCTATTGCGTCTATATTAGCAATGGAACACGGTATGGTACCACCAACTATAAATCATGAGGTTGCTGATGAAAATATTGATTCTGAATTAAATTTAACGTTAAACAAAGCACAAAAACGCGATGTTAAAGTTGCCATGAGTAATACGTTTGGTTTTGGTGGCCATAATGCATGCGTATTATTTAAAAAAATTGATTAA
- the rnc gene encoding ribonuclease III, which yields MKNIRNILNSRSKSGGNFFVCIHNILGFKPKNIAYYKKAFTHRSMNIKDAEGHPINYERLEFLGDAMLGSVIASHLYSEVPSGDEGYLTKMRSKIVSREHLNELGKDLNLIDLVESKIPKGHFGDNIYGNLFEALVGAIFLDRGYKYCEKFIYKKVIIPYVDISQLEGKVISYKSLLIEWCQKEKKVFDYNVYEDTGNDDIRHFAVKLSIDNKVVAKARATSKKKAEEKASKRAFFVFQNQMSKDN from the coding sequence ATGAAAAACATTCGAAACATATTAAATTCCCGTTCAAAATCTGGCGGGAATTTTTTTGTATGTATCCATAATATTCTTGGCTTCAAACCCAAAAATATAGCCTATTACAAAAAAGCATTCACCCATCGCTCCATGAACATTAAGGATGCGGAAGGTCACCCCATTAATTATGAGCGTCTAGAATTTTTAGGCGATGCTATGCTAGGGTCTGTAATTGCATCACATTTATATTCTGAAGTGCCAAGTGGCGATGAAGGCTATTTAACAAAAATGCGTTCTAAAATTGTAAGTCGCGAGCATCTTAACGAGCTTGGAAAAGACTTAAATTTAATTGATTTAGTTGAAAGTAAAATACCTAAAGGTCATTTTGGCGATAATATTTATGGCAATTTATTTGAAGCGTTAGTTGGCGCTATATTTTTAGATCGTGGGTATAAGTATTGCGAAAAGTTTATCTACAAAAAAGTTATTATCCCATATGTAGATATTTCTCAATTGGAAGGTAAAGTAATTAGCTACAAAAGCTTACTGATTGAATGGTGCCAAAAGGAGAAAAAAGTTTTCGATTATAATGTTTATGAAGATACTGGTAATGATGACATTCGCCATTTTGCCGTAAAATTATCTATTGATAATAAAGTAGTAGCAAAAGCACGAGCTACCTCCAAGAAAAAGGCAGAAGAAAAAGCCTCTAAACGCGCCTTTTTCGTTTTTCAAAATCAGATGTCCAAAGATAACTAG
- the pyk gene encoding pyruvate kinase, producing MLKRKKTKIVATLGPATSTKAVLKAMLDEGVNVFRINFSHADYKDVEERIGMIRELNDEFGYNAAILGDLQGPKLRVGTMKGEVIVNEGDEIIFATGKRFEGTKERVYMTYDKFPQDAKPGERILLDDGKLIFEVVSTDKKSEVKARVIQGGPLRSKKGVNLPNTNISQPALTEKDIEDAIFAIKMEVDWMALSFVRHAEDLMQLEELISKHSDHKIPIIAKIEKPEAVENIDKIVAYCDGLMVARGDLGVEIPAEEVPLIQKQLVLRAKQARIPVIIATQMMETMISSLTPTRAEVNDVANSVMDGADAVMLSGETSVGQYPVQVIRQMSNIIKSVEDSNLIKVPQMPPHIRTKRFITKSICYHAANMANEIDAKAISTLTNSGYTAFQISAWRPKAHILVFSSNRRILTQLNLLWGVKAFFYDKFVSTDETIEDVNTIACQKGYLEEGDMLVSLAAMPIQDKGMVNTLRVTEITSCNF from the coding sequence ATGTTAAAAAGAAAAAAAACAAAAATAGTAGCCACATTAGGACCAGCAACAAGCACGAAAGCCGTTTTAAAGGCCATGCTAGATGAAGGTGTAAATGTGTTTAGAATTAACTTTTCACATGCCGATTATAAAGATGTAGAAGAGCGCATTGGAATGATTCGTGAATTAAACGATGAATTTGGATACAATGCCGCGATTTTAGGTGATTTGCAAGGCCCAAAATTACGTGTTGGAACCATGAAAGGCGAGGTGATTGTAAATGAAGGAGACGAAATTATTTTTGCAACAGGAAAACGTTTTGAAGGAACCAAAGAACGGGTTTATATGACCTATGATAAGTTTCCTCAAGATGCCAAACCAGGCGAACGGATTCTGTTAGATGACGGGAAACTTATTTTTGAAGTCGTATCAACCGATAAAAAATCGGAAGTCAAAGCGCGCGTTATTCAAGGTGGACCATTACGCTCTAAAAAAGGCGTTAATTTACCAAACACAAATATATCGCAACCGGCTTTAACAGAAAAGGATATTGAAGATGCTATTTTTGCCATTAAAATGGAAGTGGATTGGATGGCTTTATCCTTTGTACGTCATGCAGAAGATTTAATGCAATTAGAAGAATTAATCAGTAAGCACAGTGACCATAAAATTCCAATTATTGCTAAAATTGAAAAGCCAGAAGCGGTAGAAAATATCGATAAAATTGTTGCCTATTGCGATGGTTTAATGGTAGCTCGTGGCGATTTAGGTGTGGAAATTCCAGCGGAAGAAGTGCCACTCATTCAAAAGCAATTGGTACTACGCGCAAAACAAGCTCGTATTCCCGTAATTATTGCAACACAAATGATGGAAACTATGATTTCCAGTTTAACACCAACACGAGCGGAAGTTAATGACGTGGCCAATTCAGTTATGGATGGTGCCGATGCCGTTATGCTTTCAGGTGAAACTTCTGTAGGGCAATATCCGGTTCAGGTAATTAGGCAAATGTCTAATATTATCAAAAGTGTGGAAGATTCCAACTTGATAAAAGTACCACAAATGCCACCTCATATTCGAACCAAACGTTTTATAACAAAATCTATTTGCTATCATGCCGCCAATATGGCAAACGAAATTGATGCAAAAGCTATTTCTACATTAACAAATAGTGGTTATACGGCTTTCCAAATTTCGGCATGGCGACCAAAAGCACATATTTTAGTATTCTCGTCTAACCGCAGGATTTTAACCCAACTGAATTTACTTTGGGGTGTAAAAGCATTTTTCTATGATAAATTTGTGAGTACAGATGAAACCATTGAAGATGTTAATACCATAGCTTGCCAAAAAGGCTATTTGGAAGAAGGTGATATGTTGGTGAGTTTAGCAGCTATGCCAATTCAGGATAAAGGCATGGTAAATACGCTTCGAGTGACTGAAATAACAAGTTGTAATTTTTAA